One region of Arvicola amphibius chromosome 3, mArvAmp1.2, whole genome shotgun sequence genomic DNA includes:
- the LOC119809925 gene encoding 60S ribosomal protein L7a-like, translated as MPKGKKAKGKKVAPAPAVMKKQEAKKVVNPLFEKRPKNFGIGQDIQPKRDLTRFVKWPRYIRLQRQRAILYKRLKVPPAINQFTQALDRQTATQLLKLAHKYRPETKQEKKQRLLARAEKKAAGKGDVPTKRPPVLRAGVNTVTTLVENKKAQLVVIAHDVDPIELVVFLPALCRKMGVPYCIIKGKARLGRLVHRKTCTTVAFTQVNSEDKGALAKLVEAIRTNYNDRYDEIRRHWGGNVLGPKSVARIAKLEKAKAKELATKLG; from the coding sequence ATGCCCAAGGGAAAGAAGGCCAAGGGGAAGAAGGTGGCCCCGGCCCCCGCCGTCATGAAGAAGCAGGAGGCGAAGAAGGTGGTGAATCCTTTGTTTGAGAAGAGGCCTAAGAACTTTGGCATTGGGCAGGACATCCAGCCCAAGAGAGATCTCACACGCTTCGTCAAATGGCCCCGCTACATCAGGCTGCAGCGGCAGAGGGCCATCCTCTATAAGCGGCTCAAAGTTCCTCCTGCCATTAACCAGTTCACCCAGGCCCTGGACCGGCAAACAGCTACCCAGTTGCTTAAACTTGCCCACAAGTACAGGCCAGAGACCAagcaggagaagaagcaaaggctgctggcccgtgctgagaagaaagctgcTGGCAAAGGGGATGTGCCAACTAAGAGACCACCTGTCCTTCGAGCGGGCGTCAATACAGTCACCACTTTGGTagagaacaagaaggctcagctggtggtgatTGCCCACGATGTAGACCCCATTGAGCTGGTGGTCTTCCTGCCCGCCCTGTGTCGGAAGATGGGGGTCCCCTACTGCATCATcaagggaaaggccaggctggggcgGTTGGTCCATAGGAAGACGTGCACCACTGTTGCCTTCACACAAGTTAACTCGGAAGACAAGGGTGCTCTGGCCAAGCTGGTGGAAGCTATTAGGACCAACTACAACGACAGATATGATGAGATCCGCCGCCACTGGGGAGGCAACGTCCTGGGTCCTAAATCTGTGGCTCGAATtgccaagctggaaaaggcaaaggccaaagaactcgccactaaactgggttaa